A genomic stretch from Streptomyces sp. SAI-127 includes:
- a CDS encoding SNG1 family protein: MSGIPPFRVLRAKPLWIANGVITGVLALLFTVFYVGANIDPVDHMKNLPVGLVNADKGAAVGGKQVNLGARISGSITRSSASEDKIDWKVMDEKEVKEELGKGKLYGALVVPADFTSSTVALTGAATAGTPARPTLTVLTNQSAGSVGSALARTATTQAAESASLQVGRELNAQSGAGQAKLPAAARVLLADPVTVTVKDGHPLDSHSGLGLTAFYYALVLVVCGMLSANVISGQVDHALGYTHNDMGPLRLHRPLIRATRVQTLAIAGTLMAGLSLLMGTLVMAGAVGLMGMDASHLPLLWLYSVCAIAVSGIGALTLLAVFGTPGMLVVTLVFIGMAVPTANATTPLQALPGFYRFLAEFEPLRQITGGIRAILYYDAQADAGLTRGWVMMAVGLALAALFGFGVLGWYDRKGLHRIPAETEPEKTAAPA, encoded by the coding sequence ATGAGTGGGATTCCCCCCTTCCGCGTACTGCGCGCCAAACCCTTGTGGATCGCCAACGGCGTGATCACGGGCGTCCTCGCGCTGCTGTTCACCGTGTTCTACGTCGGCGCCAACATCGATCCCGTCGACCACATGAAGAATCTGCCCGTCGGCCTGGTCAACGCCGACAAGGGGGCTGCTGTCGGTGGCAAGCAGGTGAACCTGGGGGCTCGGATCTCGGGGTCGATCACGAGGTCCAGTGCGAGCGAGGACAAGATCGACTGGAAGGTGATGGACGAGAAGGAGGTGAAGGAGGAACTCGGCAAGGGCAAGCTGTACGGCGCTCTCGTCGTCCCCGCCGACTTCACCTCCTCCACCGTCGCGCTGACCGGCGCCGCGACCGCCGGCACCCCGGCCCGCCCGACGCTGACGGTGCTGACCAACCAGTCCGCCGGCAGCGTGGGCTCCGCCCTGGCCCGTACGGCAACGACACAGGCGGCCGAGAGTGCCTCGCTCCAGGTGGGCAGGGAGCTCAACGCGCAGAGCGGGGCAGGGCAGGCGAAGCTGCCCGCCGCGGCACGCGTCCTGCTCGCCGACCCCGTCACCGTCACCGTCAAGGACGGACATCCGCTCGACTCGCACAGCGGCCTGGGCCTGACGGCGTTCTACTACGCGCTCGTCCTGGTGGTCTGCGGCATGCTCTCCGCCAACGTCATCAGCGGCCAGGTGGATCACGCCCTCGGCTACACCCACAACGACATGGGACCGCTGCGCCTGCACCGTCCGCTGATCCGGGCGACGCGGGTGCAGACCCTCGCCATCGCCGGCACCCTCATGGCCGGGCTGTCCCTGCTGATGGGCACGCTGGTCATGGCGGGCGCGGTCGGCCTCATGGGCATGGACGCCTCCCACTTGCCGCTGCTGTGGCTGTACTCGGTGTGCGCCATCGCGGTCTCCGGCATCGGCGCCCTCACTCTGCTCGCCGTGTTCGGCACGCCGGGCATGCTGGTGGTCACTCTGGTCTTCATCGGGATGGCGGTGCCGACGGCCAACGCCACCACGCCGCTTCAGGCACTGCCCGGGTTCTACCGCTTCCTCGCGGAGTTCGAGCCGCTGCGCCAGATCACCGGCGGCATCCGCGCGATCCTCTACTACGACGCCCAGGCCGACGCCGGCCTGACCCGGGGCTGGGTCATGATGGCCGTCGGCCTCGCACTGGCCGCCCTCTTCGGCTTCGGCGTGCTGGGCTGGTACGACCGCAAGGGGCTGCACCGCATCCCCGCCGAGACGGAGCCCGAGAAGACCGCTGCCCCGGCGTAG
- a CDS encoding TetR/AcrR family transcriptional regulator: MTTKVKPSPRERLLEAAATLTYRDGVGIGVEALCKAAGVSKRSMYQLFESKDELLAASLQERAADFVAALLPPADDGRSPRERILHVFERVESQAGLPEFRGCRYLAVQIELKNQSHPASQVAHRIKADLTGFFRSEAEQGGASDPDLLARQLILVFDGASARAGIQADNLTGLVAPTVTTLLDTAGVR; this comes from the coding sequence ATGACCACCAAAGTGAAGCCAAGTCCCAGAGAGCGGCTGCTGGAGGCAGCGGCCACGCTCACCTACCGAGACGGTGTCGGCATCGGCGTCGAGGCGCTGTGCAAGGCGGCGGGGGTGTCCAAGCGCTCCATGTACCAGCTGTTCGAGAGCAAGGACGAACTGCTGGCCGCGAGCCTGCAGGAACGCGCCGCTGACTTCGTGGCCGCGCTCCTGCCGCCGGCGGACGACGGCCGATCACCGCGCGAGCGGATCCTGCACGTCTTCGAGCGGGTGGAGTCGCAGGCGGGTCTCCCCGAGTTCCGGGGCTGCCGGTACCTGGCTGTGCAGATCGAGCTCAAGAATCAGAGCCACCCCGCGAGCCAGGTGGCCCACCGGATCAAAGCGGACCTGACCGGCTTTTTCCGTTCCGAGGCCGAACAGGGCGGCGCGAGCGATCCCGACCTGCTGGCCCGGCAGCTCATCCTGGTCTTCGACGGCGCCAGCGCCCGCGCGGGAATCCAGGCCGACAACCTGACCGGGCTCGTCGCGCCCACGGTGACGACCCTGCTCGACACGGCAGGTGTGCGCTGA
- a CDS encoding CocE/NonD family hydrolase C-terminal non-catalytic domain-containing protein, with translation MEAREDVLVFTTEPFAEDLGVTGRVRVVVFAATDGPSTDWVARLCDVDESGVFRNMWSSARPLPAVPHFAPAFDDRPAVPDLSSSLPYARPWPASSSPRGWRPPDPGRCGRAAWSPRSS, from the coding sequence GTGGAAGCGCGTGAGGACGTCCTGGTCTTCACCACGGAACCGTTCGCCGAGGACCTGGGGGTGACCGGCCGCGTCCGGGTGGTGGTCTTCGCGGCCACGGACGGGCCCTCGACCGACTGGGTGGCCCGCCTCTGCGATGTCGACGAAAGCGGCGTTTTCCGCAACATGTGGTCGAGCGCACGACCCCTCCCGGCCGTCCCGCATTTTGCGCCCGCATTCGATGACCGTCCTGCCGTCCCGGACCTCAGCAGCAGCCTGCCGTATGCGCGCCCGTGGCCGGCATCGTCGTCCCCGAGGGGGTGGCGGCCTCCTGATCCTGGGCGATGCGGCCGCGCAGCATGGTCTCCACGATCTTCATGA
- a CDS encoding MBL fold metallo-hydrolase yields the protein MNEPQPGLIHQASPEDHPHGALTRRRLWQLGAAAALTAGAASLLPGRASADTSVSADPTAQDYFDRATELAGDNPVLKSIVSALTAGYTPPRPAAPAPLRIFDNVAVLSVGFVSATAILTPRGIILVDALDNPDEAEQYIVSGLRSLGADPSTIRYVVVTHGHGDHFGGAQYLADQYGARVMMAPADWDLLASTSPANAPTRDLDIADGQKLTLGGTTVTLNHSPGHTPGTVSPIFPARWRGRTHTAMLWGGTNPPAATASKETYLSSALTFASRTRRAGVDIELSNHGFADYGLERMEQLRSAPNRRENPFVVGTSTAQRFMKIVETMLRGRIAQDQEAATPSGTTMPATGAHTAGCC from the coding sequence ATGAACGAGCCGCAACCCGGCCTCATCCATCAGGCATCGCCCGAAGACCACCCTCATGGAGCCCTGACGCGCCGCCGCCTGTGGCAGCTCGGCGCCGCCGCGGCACTCACCGCCGGCGCTGCGTCGCTGCTTCCCGGACGCGCCTCCGCCGACACCTCGGTGTCCGCTGACCCCACCGCACAGGACTACTTCGACCGCGCCACCGAACTGGCCGGCGACAACCCGGTCCTCAAGAGCATCGTCAGCGCGCTCACCGCCGGTTACACCCCACCGAGGCCCGCCGCCCCCGCGCCCCTGCGGATCTTCGACAACGTCGCCGTGCTCAGCGTCGGTTTCGTGTCCGCCACGGCGATCCTCACCCCACGCGGCATCATCCTCGTCGACGCCCTCGACAACCCGGACGAGGCAGAGCAGTACATCGTCTCCGGACTGCGCAGCCTGGGGGCCGACCCTTCGACGATCAGGTACGTCGTGGTCACCCACGGCCACGGCGACCACTTCGGCGGCGCCCAGTACCTGGCCGACCAGTACGGCGCCCGGGTCATGATGGCCCCGGCCGACTGGGACCTCCTCGCCTCCACGTCCCCGGCCAATGCCCCCACCCGCGACCTGGACATCGCCGACGGCCAGAAGCTGACGCTGGGCGGCACCACCGTGACGCTCAACCACTCCCCGGGCCACACACCCGGCACCGTGTCGCCGATCTTCCCGGCCCGCTGGCGGGGCCGCACCCACACCGCGATGCTGTGGGGCGGGACCAACCCGCCCGCGGCCACCGCGAGCAAGGAGACCTACCTCTCCTCCGCCCTCACCTTCGCCTCCCGGACGAGGCGGGCCGGCGTCGACATCGAGCTGAGCAACCACGGCTTCGCCGACTACGGCCTCGAGCGCATGGAGCAGCTGCGCAGCGCGCCGAACCGTCGCGAGAACCCGTTCGTCGTGGGCACCTCGACAGCACAGCGCTTCATGAAGATCGTGGAGACCATGCTGCGCGGCCGCATCGCCCAGGATCAGGAGGCCGCCACCCCCTCGGGGACGACGATGCCGGCCACGGGCGCGCATACGGCAGGCTGCTGCTGA
- a CDS encoding MFS transporter has translation MSPSAQASARTTGTRSQHRTVALAAMAGTTIEWYDFFIYALCTGLVFGSQFFDGLGEDSLVISFATIGISFFFRPVGAALAGHLGDRLGRRAMLIATLLLMGISTTLIGLVPSSAAIGMSAPVILVFLRILQGLSAGGEWGGAALISVEHAPPGQRGRFGSYPQLGAPLGLLLANGALAAVTALTTDDQFLAWGWRIPFLLSVVLVAAGFVIRRKVEESPVYRELKESGHQSRAPIAVLFKNHWPLVVAGALLFAANNAVGYMTTGGYVQSYSVNHLGMGPTLILICVMVAAVGWLASTLAGGRLSDRFGRLLVYRVGFVIQLAWMFPFFALLNTANTGLVVVALVLYSIGLGLTYGPQAALFAELYPTAVRYSGAALSYAIGAVLGGAFAPMIAEALQSGTGTVYSVAVYLAGVTVIGLVVTFVLNERQDAPLSEAEAEAGKKDEQAVATA, from the coding sequence ATGTCCCCATCCGCTCAGGCATCCGCTCGGACAACCGGCACGCGGAGTCAGCACCGCACGGTCGCGCTCGCCGCCATGGCGGGCACCACCATCGAGTGGTACGACTTCTTCATCTACGCCCTGTGCACCGGACTGGTGTTCGGCAGCCAGTTCTTCGACGGGCTCGGCGAGGACTCGCTGGTCATCTCCTTCGCGACCATCGGCATCAGCTTCTTCTTCCGGCCGGTCGGAGCCGCACTCGCCGGCCACCTCGGTGACCGGCTCGGCCGCCGCGCGATGCTGATCGCCACCCTGCTGCTCATGGGCATCTCCACCACCCTGATCGGCCTCGTGCCGTCGTCCGCCGCCATCGGCATGAGCGCCCCGGTCATCCTCGTGTTCCTGAGGATCCTCCAGGGCCTGTCGGCGGGCGGCGAGTGGGGCGGCGCCGCGCTGATCTCCGTGGAGCACGCACCACCGGGACAGCGTGGAAGGTTCGGTTCCTACCCGCAACTCGGCGCACCGCTCGGCCTGCTGCTGGCCAACGGCGCCCTCGCCGCGGTCACCGCGCTCACCACGGACGACCAGTTCCTCGCCTGGGGCTGGCGCATCCCCTTCCTGCTCAGCGTCGTCCTCGTCGCCGCCGGGTTCGTCATCCGCCGCAAGGTCGAGGAAAGCCCGGTCTACCGGGAGCTGAAGGAGTCCGGGCACCAGTCGCGTGCCCCGATCGCCGTGCTGTTCAAGAACCACTGGCCGCTCGTCGTGGCCGGTGCCCTGCTCTTCGCCGCGAACAACGCCGTCGGCTACATGACCACCGGCGGCTACGTCCAGAGCTACTCCGTGAACCATCTGGGCATGGGCCCGACGCTGATCCTCATCTGCGTCATGGTCGCCGCGGTCGGCTGGCTGGCCAGCACCTTGGCGGGCGGTCGGTTGTCCGACCGGTTCGGCCGCCTCCTTGTCTACCGAGTCGGTTTCGTCATCCAACTCGCCTGGATGTTCCCGTTCTTCGCGCTGCTGAACACGGCGAACACCGGTCTCGTCGTGGTGGCGCTCGTCCTCTACAGCATCGGCTTGGGGCTCACTTACGGTCCGCAGGCCGCGCTGTTCGCGGAGCTGTACCCCACCGCCGTCCGGTACAGCGGTGCGGCCCTGTCGTACGCCATCGGAGCCGTCCTCGGCGGCGCCTTCGCCCCCATGATCGCCGAAGCCCTGCAGTCCGGCACCGGCACCGTGTACTCCGTCGCCGTCTACCTCGCGGGAGTGACGGTGATCGGACTCGTCGTCACCTTCGTCCTGAACGAGCGCCAGGACGCGCCGCTCAGCGAGGCCGAGGCCGAGGCCGGCAAGAAGGACGAGCAGGCGGTCGCGACCGCCTGA
- a CDS encoding class II aldolase/adducin family protein: protein MTVLDTPTSTAKPAYMSDAEWRARLELAACYRVFHHLGWVEMIFNHITVGVPGEDGHLLINPFGLMYDEVTASNLVKIDLDGNVLSDSEWPINEAGLLIHSVIHANRPDAHCVMHTHTTAGTGVACLRDGLDPDNFYAAQLHDMVAYHDFEGITVDPEEKPRLVADLADRDLMILRNHGLLAVGPTVPAAFAALWTMQRACEIQLAAQQSGQPLTPVSREAAVRSAKESFQMGDRTEAGRTLFDALRRRIDRIAPDYAV, encoded by the coding sequence GTGACCGTTCTGGACACCCCGACGAGCACGGCGAAACCGGCGTACATGAGCGATGCGGAGTGGCGGGCGCGGCTCGAACTCGCCGCCTGCTACCGCGTCTTCCACCACCTCGGATGGGTGGAGATGATCTTCAACCACATCACCGTCGGGGTGCCCGGCGAGGACGGGCACCTCCTGATCAACCCGTTCGGTCTCATGTACGACGAGGTGACCGCGTCGAACCTGGTGAAGATCGACCTCGACGGCAACGTCCTGTCGGACTCGGAGTGGCCCATCAACGAGGCGGGGCTGCTGATCCACTCGGTGATCCACGCCAATCGGCCCGACGCGCACTGCGTCATGCACACCCACACCACCGCCGGCACCGGAGTCGCCTGTCTGCGCGACGGCCTCGACCCCGACAACTTCTACGCCGCCCAACTGCACGACATGGTCGCCTACCACGACTTCGAGGGCATCACCGTCGACCCCGAGGAGAAGCCACGGCTGGTGGCCGACCTCGCCGACCGCGATCTGATGATCCTGCGCAACCACGGCCTGCTGGCGGTGGGACCGACCGTCCCCGCCGCCTTCGCCGCCCTGTGGACGATGCAACGGGCCTGCGAGATCCAGCTCGCCGCCCAGCAGTCCGGGCAGCCACTGACCCCGGTGAGCCGGGAGGCGGCGGTGCGCTCGGCCAAGGAGTCCTTCCAGATGGGCGACCGTACGGAGGCGGGCAGGACCTTGTTCGACGCGCTGCGCCGCAGGATCGACCGCATCGCCCCCGACTACGCCGTCTGA
- a CDS encoding helix-turn-helix domain-containing protein, giving the protein MTAMPLEQLVEALRGGVISLLSDGGAGEWHVTGAELLDHPEALATTAPGHLLLGVGLDIADRDALGAALRTAAGQSCALAVKCPTPPPPEVSAQVATTRVPVLAVDPQMPWTRVQRLVTTILAARAAVAEPSGGATGGDLFSLANAVAGIVGGAVAIMDTQQVVVAYSNLPDQPIDETRRRGILGRRVPEEAIADHLDREVWVSDTVVRRHRPGDLPRMAVVIRAGEDVLGSLWVAFPDETAASDCGPTLQEAARVAALHMLALRRQVDAEQESRDLALRHALEGRSGQEDPPGGGRLPAVLVGLAEAVQERGDEESWETGTAARRRAALLRALDLAVLDGRSLGYEPAAALLGDRVYVLLPAAGSGSVSTGVLLDHLLDRARHSLHRSFMAVDSRTVETTSGLLAARRDIDAALDHLRERRADPGAYHAGDLRPELVLRRLVGAVREDAELRTGIAERLRAHDAQHATDYCATLLTYLRNFGDVGASSAELHIHQNTLRLRLRRAEELFDVALADPTRRLLLTLELTALAGLSEPPTRG; this is encoded by the coding sequence ATGACCGCGATGCCTCTCGAGCAGCTCGTCGAGGCCCTGCGAGGGGGTGTCATCAGCCTGCTGTCCGACGGCGGTGCGGGTGAATGGCACGTCACCGGCGCCGAGTTGCTGGACCACCCGGAGGCGCTTGCGACCACCGCACCCGGACACCTGTTGCTCGGGGTCGGCCTGGACATCGCCGACCGTGACGCATTGGGCGCTGCGCTTCGCACGGCGGCAGGCCAGTCCTGCGCACTCGCCGTCAAGTGCCCCACTCCCCCACCGCCGGAGGTGTCGGCACAGGTCGCCACGACCCGCGTCCCCGTCCTGGCCGTCGATCCGCAGATGCCGTGGACGCGTGTGCAGCGCCTGGTCACGACCATCCTGGCCGCGCGCGCGGCGGTCGCGGAACCGAGTGGCGGAGCGACGGGCGGCGACCTCTTCTCCCTGGCCAACGCGGTCGCCGGAATCGTCGGCGGCGCTGTCGCGATCATGGACACCCAGCAGGTCGTGGTCGCCTACTCGAACCTGCCCGACCAGCCCATCGACGAGACCCGGCGACGCGGCATCCTGGGCAGGCGGGTGCCCGAGGAGGCGATCGCCGATCACCTGGACCGTGAGGTGTGGGTGAGCGACACGGTCGTACGCCGGCACAGGCCCGGTGATCTGCCGCGCATGGCCGTGGTGATCAGGGCGGGCGAGGACGTACTCGGTTCCCTCTGGGTCGCGTTTCCCGACGAGACCGCGGCCTCCGACTGCGGACCCACTCTGCAGGAGGCGGCCCGGGTCGCGGCGCTGCACATGCTGGCGCTGCGCCGCCAGGTCGACGCCGAGCAGGAGAGCCGTGACCTCGCGCTGCGTCACGCGCTGGAAGGACGGTCGGGGCAGGAGGACCCGCCCGGCGGTGGCCGCCTTCCCGCCGTGCTGGTCGGGCTGGCCGAGGCGGTACAAGAGCGCGGCGACGAGGAGTCGTGGGAAACGGGCACCGCGGCCCGACGCCGCGCCGCTCTGCTTCGGGCGCTGGATCTGGCCGTCCTCGACGGACGCTCCCTCGGGTACGAACCCGCGGCGGCCCTGCTCGGCGACCGCGTCTACGTGCTGCTGCCGGCCGCCGGTTCCGGCTCCGTGTCCACCGGTGTCCTGCTGGACCACCTCCTGGACCGGGCACGGCACAGTCTGCACCGGTCGTTCATGGCGGTCGACTCCCGCACGGTCGAAACGACTTCCGGCCTGCTCGCGGCCCGCCGCGACATCGACGCCGCGCTCGACCACCTACGGGAGCGGCGCGCCGACCCCGGCGCGTACCACGCCGGGGACCTGCGTCCGGAGCTGGTACTGCGACGGCTCGTCGGCGCCGTACGCGAGGACGCGGAACTGCGCACCGGCATCGCGGAACGCCTGCGGGCACACGACGCCCAACACGCCACCGACTACTGCGCCACGCTGCTCACCTATCTGCGGAATTTCGGCGATGTCGGCGCGTCCAGCGCCGAGTTGCACATTCACCAGAACACGTTGCGGCTGCGGCTGCGCCGGGCCGAGGAACTCTTCGACGTAGCGCTCGCCGATCCGACACGGCGCCTTCTGCTGACGCTGGAACTGACGGCCCTGGCCGGCCTGTCGGAGCCGCCCACGAGAGGCTGA
- a CDS encoding 2-dehydropantoate 2-reductase has product MSHPPASPPRSLPPRITVVGPGAVGATLAGAFAASGAEVCLLGRPGPHLDAIAAQGLLLRGRQTGDEVRHRFPTASDAARLPVPDLAVVCVKSQYLLSAARSVRTWIEHGVDVLVVANGVPWWLLSTVEHTGQDPVLRSVDPEGELLRLLPAERAMSGVAHFSSAVDGPGRVTHVSGTRLIIGDPVGGVSQRVTQCAEALSMGPVRPETSTDIRRDIWEKLLGNVNLNPVSALTGATVLDILDDPDVRQVCAAMFDETAAVGAALGIESAMTAEDRLDIARKLGAFRTSMLQDADRGRPLELDALIGAVRELARRTGVLSPSLDAVHALLALRERVRGGGETAGS; this is encoded by the coding sequence ATGTCTCATCCGCCCGCATCCCCGCCGCGCAGCCTGCCACCGCGGATCACCGTCGTGGGCCCGGGTGCCGTCGGCGCCACCCTCGCCGGGGCGTTCGCCGCCTCGGGCGCCGAGGTCTGTCTGCTCGGACGGCCGGGCCCGCACCTCGATGCGATCGCCGCGCAGGGGCTCCTGCTGCGCGGCCGTCAGACGGGAGACGAGGTCCGCCACCGCTTTCCCACGGCATCCGACGCCGCCCGGCTCCCCGTCCCGGACCTGGCCGTCGTCTGCGTCAAGAGCCAGTACCTGCTGTCAGCCGCCCGTAGCGTCCGGACCTGGATCGAGCATGGCGTGGACGTGCTGGTCGTGGCCAACGGAGTGCCCTGGTGGCTGCTGTCCACCGTCGAGCACACCGGTCAGGACCCCGTGCTGCGGTCGGTCGACCCCGAGGGGGAGCTGCTGCGGCTCCTGCCCGCGGAGCGGGCGATGTCCGGGGTGGCGCACTTCAGCAGCGCGGTCGACGGACCGGGCCGGGTGACGCATGTCAGCGGTACCCGCCTGATCATCGGCGATCCGGTGGGCGGCGTCTCCCAGCGCGTCACACAGTGCGCCGAAGCCCTGTCCATGGGTCCCGTCCGCCCCGAAACCAGCACCGACATCCGCCGGGACATCTGGGAGAAGCTCCTGGGCAACGTCAACCTCAACCCCGTCAGCGCACTCACCGGCGCCACCGTCCTGGACATCCTCGACGACCCGGACGTACGGCAGGTCTGTGCCGCCATGTTCGACGAGACGGCGGCCGTCGGCGCCGCTCTCGGCATCGAAAGCGCCATGACGGCCGAAGACCGGCTCGACATCGCCCGCAAGCTCGGCGCGTTCCGCACCTCGATGCTGCAGGACGCGGACCGCGGCCGGCCCCTCGAACTCGACGCCCTCATCGGCGCCGTACGCGAACTCGCGCGCCGCACCGGTGTCCTGTCACCCTCCCTCGACGCGGTGCACGCACTGCTCGCGCTCCGCGAGCGCGTCCGCGGCGGCGGCGAGACGGCCGGCAGCTGA
- a CDS encoding fumarylacetoacetate hydrolase family protein, whose product MPHPLGNPPSKIIAVHLNFRSRAKERGRTPAHPSYFLKPPSSLAGTQEAIVRPRGCRLMGFEGEIALVIGARARRVRPEDGWRHVRWVTAANDAGVYDLRHADRGSNLRSKGADGFTPIGPRLLDATALDPGALRLRTWVNGERVQDDTTDTLLFPFGELVADLSRLVTLEPGDVILTGTPAGASVVQPGDVVEVEVDDGRLSTGRLRSPITDADHALEPWGAQLRTDRAEEESAYGSGYVPDPLLDVDLADGLRSVAVATVSAQLRRRGLPHMSLDGVHPAAPGTRMVGVAHTLRYLPLREDLFEKYGTGMNAQKRAIEELRPGHVLVMDARRDTSAGTLGDILALRAQQRGAAGVVTDGGLRDSAVVATLGLPVFHGGTHPSVLGRRHVPWDTGVPVACGGALIQPGDLMVGDDDGVVVVPPELAGELIADCREQERRERFITEQVAGGESVDGLYPLGPAWRDAYENWCKGETQ is encoded by the coding sequence TTGCCACACCCCCTGGGGAACCCCCCATCGAAGATCATCGCTGTCCACCTCAACTTCCGCAGCCGCGCCAAGGAGCGCGGCCGGACCCCCGCTCATCCCTCCTACTTCCTCAAGCCGCCGTCATCGCTCGCCGGCACCCAGGAGGCGATCGTCCGGCCGCGTGGCTGCCGGCTCATGGGCTTCGAAGGCGAGATCGCCCTCGTCATCGGCGCACGCGCCCGCCGGGTGCGGCCGGAGGACGGCTGGCGCCACGTGCGCTGGGTGACCGCCGCCAACGACGCCGGCGTGTACGACCTGCGCCACGCCGACCGGGGCTCCAACCTGCGCTCCAAAGGCGCTGACGGCTTCACCCCGATCGGCCCGCGGCTGCTGGACGCCACCGCACTCGACCCCGGCGCGCTGCGGTTGCGGACCTGGGTCAACGGCGAGCGGGTCCAGGACGACACGACCGACACGCTGCTGTTCCCGTTCGGGGAGCTGGTCGCGGACCTGTCCAGGCTGGTCACCCTGGAACCCGGAGATGTGATCCTCACCGGCACACCGGCCGGCGCCTCGGTCGTCCAGCCGGGGGACGTGGTCGAAGTGGAGGTGGACGACGGCCGGTTGAGCACCGGAAGGCTGCGCAGCCCGATCACCGACGCCGATCATGCCCTGGAGCCGTGGGGCGCGCAGCTCAGGACGGACCGGGCCGAGGAGGAATCGGCCTACGGGTCCGGGTACGTGCCCGACCCGTTGTTGGACGTAGACCTCGCCGACGGCCTGCGCTCGGTTGCCGTGGCGACGGTCAGCGCGCAGCTGCGGCGGCGCGGCCTGCCGCACATGTCCCTCGACGGGGTGCACCCGGCAGCGCCCGGCACTCGCATGGTGGGCGTGGCACACACCCTGCGCTATCTGCCGCTGCGCGAGGACCTGTTCGAGAAGTACGGCACCGGCATGAACGCCCAGAAGAGGGCCATCGAGGAACTCCGTCCCGGACACGTGCTGGTGATGGACGCCCGACGGGACACCTCCGCCGGAACGCTGGGCGACATCCTCGCCCTGCGCGCCCAGCAGCGCGGCGCGGCCGGGGTCGTGACCGACGGAGGGCTGCGGGACAGCGCGGTCGTCGCCACCCTCGGACTGCCCGTGTTCCACGGCGGAACCCACCCGTCGGTGCTCGGCCGCCGTCATGTCCCGTGGGACACGGGTGTGCCGGTCGCCTGTGGCGGGGCGCTGATCCAGCCAGGGGACCTGATGGTCGGTGACGACGACGGTGTCGTGGTCGTTCCGCCGGAGCTGGCCGGGGAGCTGATCGCCGACTGCCGGGAGCAGGAGCGGCGGGAGCGGTTCATCACCGAGCAGGTGGCCGGGGGCGAGAGCGTCGACGGCCTGTACCCGCTGGGTCCGGCCTGGCGGGATGCATATGAGAACTGGTGCAAGGGAGAGACACAGTGA
- the dapA gene encoding 4-hydroxy-tetrahydrodipicolinate synthase, with product MKFRSDPSMIRGSIAPVVTPFTAEGAVDHESLRELIRWQLESGSHGISLGGSTGEPSAQSVAERIAGMRTAVEVIADRVPFLPGTGSHKLDETLEMTAAARELGADAALVITPYYARPTQEALYTWYATVAREFPDLPIVAYNVPSRTAVDIAPETVKRLFTDFDNFVGVKETTKDFEHFSRVLHACGRSLLVWSGIELLCLPLLALGGAGFVSAVANLAPTAVARMYELWEAGDFDAARDLHYRLHPLVDLLFVETNPAPAKWVLAQQGRTASAHVRPPLTTPTEAGLTKIRALLAEGGDLTAQIGA from the coding sequence GTGAAGTTCCGTAGCGATCCGTCCATGATCCGCGGCTCGATCGCCCCGGTCGTCACCCCCTTCACGGCCGAGGGAGCCGTCGACCACGAGTCCCTGCGGGAACTGATCCGCTGGCAGTTGGAGTCCGGGTCGCACGGCATCTCGCTGGGTGGCTCGACCGGTGAGCCCAGTGCCCAGTCCGTCGCCGAGCGGATCGCCGGGATGCGTACGGCGGTCGAGGTGATCGCCGACCGGGTGCCGTTCCTGCCCGGCACCGGCTCGCACAAGCTCGACGAGACCCTCGAAATGACGGCGGCCGCACGGGAGTTGGGAGCGGACGCGGCTCTGGTCATCACCCCGTACTACGCCCGTCCCACCCAGGAGGCGCTCTACACCTGGTACGCCACGGTGGCCCGGGAGTTTCCCGACCTGCCGATCGTCGCCTACAACGTGCCCTCCCGCACGGCGGTGGACATCGCGCCGGAGACGGTCAAGCGGCTGTTCACCGACTTCGACAACTTCGTCGGCGTCAAGGAGACGACGAAGGACTTCGAGCACTTCTCCCGCGTGCTGCACGCCTGCGGACGCTCGCTGCTGGTGTGGTCGGGCATCGAGCTGCTGTGCCTGCCGCTACTGGCGCTGGGCGGGGCCGGGTTCGTCTCCGCCGTCGCCAACCTCGCGCCCACCGCCGTGGCGCGAATGTACGAGCTGTGGGAGGCGGGCGACTTCGATGCCGCCCGCGACCTGCACTACCGCCTGCACCCGCTCGTCGACCTGCTGTTCGTCGAGACCAACCCGGCACCCGCCAAGTGGGTCCTCGCCCAGCAGGGCCGGACCGCCTCCGCCCACGTCCGCCCACCGTTGACGACGCCCACCGAGGCGGGCCTGACGAAGATCCGCGCGCTGCTGGCCGAGGGCGGCGACCTCACCGCACAGATCGGAGCATGA